The Pseudanabaena sp. FACHB-2040 DNA segment GCGGGGCCGAGACAGAGGTCTTTCATGTGTACCGGGCGACGCAGTTTCTCCAGCCCTATCAATATCCCTACTGAGCCAGGAATTTTGAGCCAGGGATTCTAACGGGAGTGTTGTTTGACGCGCCAGCCGGTGTAGCTCAGCAATACCGTTGCCCCTAGAGCATAGGCTACGCCGCTGGGCATGCCAGAAAACGCCAGAGCCAGACTGCCCACCCACAGCGTCAGCACGTAGATGAAGAGAACCGTCACCCGGTGGGATAGCCCGGCCTGAAGCAGGCGGTGATGCAGGTGCCGCTTGTCAGCTACAAAGGGAGAGGCCCCGCAGCGTATGCGGTCAAAAATAACCGCTGACATATCCAAAATTGGCACTGCCAGGATCAGGTAAGGCAAAAAAACAGCCGCCGTGGTGACGCTCTTAACCAGGCCAATAATGCCTACCCCCGCTAAGGTAAAGCCCATAAAGTAGGCCCCCCCATCACCCATGAAAATTTGGGCTGGGTTGAAGTTGTAGCGCAAAAAGCCCAAAGCGCCGCCAGCTAGGGCTGCAGCAATCAGGGCCGCAGCAGGCTGATTCATAAACAGAGTCGCTACCAGCATGATGATGGCAGCAATGCCAGAAACGCCTGCGGCCAGTCCATCTAGTCCATCGATCCAGTTGATGGCGTTGGCCATGCCGACCAGCCAGACAATTGTGACGGGCAGGCTGACCCAGACCGGCAATGAAACCAGGCCATAGAAGGGAATCGTTAGA contains these protein-coding regions:
- a CDS encoding MraY family glycosyltransferase; this translates as MPSHLYHFLAFVVSAIVVLSSTPIVRRIGLRSGRVDLPGGRKVHNKPMVRLGGVSIFLGTLTALMIVWATGGFIDATGQHLAPPEEFAIWGVTIGGLAFFLIGLMDDLFGLSPFSRLFMQAAVAAIAWHVGVSIDFLTIPFYGLVSLPVWVSLPVTIVWLVGMANAINWIDGLDGLAAGVSGIAAIIMLVATLFMNQPAAALIAAALAGGALGFLRYNFNPAQIFMGDGGAYFMGFTLAGVGIIGLVKSVTTAAVFLPYLILAVPILDMSAVIFDRIRCGASPFVADKRHLHHRLLQAGLSHRVTVLFIYVLTLWVGSLALAFSGMPSGVAYALGATVLLSYTGWRVKQHSR